The Macaca fascicularis isolate 582-1 chromosome 13, T2T-MFA8v1.1 sequence TCCATGCTGGTCTAGAAGagtctttttgtttctcttaataTCAGTCTCCATTTTCATgtcatctttttcatcttttaccTCACATTGCATTTTCTCTTGGCAATGTTTGCGTTTGGGTACCACCACAGTTGCTATCTCTTGAACATCTTTCATTAAAACATCACCTTCTAGTTTGAGAATACTTTTAAGCCTGCTGAGCTCCTTTGgggcattcttttttctcttttcagcacGCATCTTTCTTTTCCACTTACTCCGTAAGCTTTTAGCCATGTTTTACCTGAAAAACCAACACACACGCCtcccagtgttttgtttttaacaacaaACCGTCCGTTCCTAATTGCTCTTTTCCACCCTTTcactttgctttttctccatcagCTACCTCAGGTGAGAGCTTCAGCCCAGACCTGACCTTCAGCACAGCTCTCACCTGGGTGAGAGCTCCATCACCCAGCCTCTGCTAGAATATTCCAGTGACTGCAGAGCACGGCAGCCAATTCCTGTTCTTGGACAGCTCAAACTCTTAGTAAGTTTTTCCTTCCACTGAACAAAATTCTGCttcctggccaggtgtgatgactcaggcctataatcccagccctttgggaggccgagatgggtgaatcacctgaagtcaggagtttgagagcagcccagccaacatggcaaaaccccatctctactaaaaatataaaaaattagctgggcgtggtggcgggcgcctgtaatcccagctactcaggaggctgaggcaggagaatcgcttgaacccaggaggcataggttgcagtgagctgagatcacactgcagcactccagcctgggcaacagagcaagactgtctcaaagaaaaaaaaaaggccgggcgcggtggctcaagcctgtaatcccagcactttgggaggccgagacgggcggatcacgaggtcaggagatcgagaccatcctggctaacacggtgaaaccccgtctctactaaaaaatacaaaaaaaactagccgggcgaggtggcgggcgcctgtagtcccagctactcgggaggctgaggcaggtgaatggcgtgaacccgggaggcggagcttgcagtgagctgagatccggccactgcactccagcctgggcgacagagcgagactccgtctcaaaaaaaaaaaaaaaaaaaaaaaaaaaaaaaaaaaaaaaaaaaaatcaaagaaaaaaaaaaaaaaaatctacttcctGATAACTTCCAGGCTCCAGGTGTAGTCCTGCCTTCATGTCTGATAACTACCCTTCCAGGTGGGCATCACTTAGCTATTTAAGAACAAAATCCCCAGTTTCGAATCACGTGGTATTCCACATCTGGTTTGCCTTTTTCATGGAGAGCATCtagaaagcaaattcttagaCTGATATTCAAAAACATAAACACAAGGTATTCGATCAAGGTTTGGAGATTGGCTTTTAAGTGCATCAAATCTCCTGGGGGAATTTAAACAGAAGGAAATAGAAGGGAACATACAAGTCAAGGCCCCATCCCTGAGATTCGGATTCAGATTTTGGTCCAGTCCCAAATGGATGCCCGGACATCCATATTCTTTAAAACTCACCAGTTGTTTTGGATGTGCTGCCAAATGTGAGTTGGAAACCAATGGCTTTGAGTCAGACAGTTTAGTTTGGTGGCCCTTACCTCCTCCTTATTGACCCTATAACTTAGGGCATAGGCAAACTATTTAGTATCTCTGAGCTTATGCGAATATCATTTATAATACTAGTAGCTAACATCTCCTGAATGGGACTATATGCCAGGCAAGATGAAAGGCACTGTCATGTATAAATATGTGACCCTCATGACAAACCTGTGTACTGGACACAAAAACATGAAGGAACACACCCAAGGTCACCCAACTGGTTCTTCCTGGGGGAGTCTGACTCTCTTAAGCTGCTTCCCACTACAGCACAATTCACATCTTGAAGCCTTGTTTCAAGGATTAAACCAGTCCAGGGAAAGTGCCTGGCTCGGAAGGTACCTACACTTCCCCCTTCCCTGGCCCAGCCCCCAGGGGAGCTGGCTGTGCTCACTTTTCCACGGCACACAGAGCGCACACACTCCACCAGCTGCCCCGTCTCCAGCTGAAAGGCCCGGCAGCGCTTCATCTCCTGGTCCCACAATTTTACAGCACCTCCTTCTTTGGTCCTAAAAAAGATTGAAAGGGACTCAGGCCGTTAACCCTCATCCTAAGACCCACTCCTGCCTCCAGGCCTCTCCACTGTTTCCCAGTCATCAGGGTCCTCGCTGGTTGGAGCCCAGAAGGACAGACCCTCGGGGGTCCAGACCCTCCAGGCAGCCTCCCTCTTAGGCCCTGCTGCTGAGCGATCCCAACCTCCTGAGCTTGCAGATTTCCTAAAATGCCTTCAAATGCTACTATCttgggaggaaagaaaatgtaatttggAAATTCAGACTTTTTATTAGATTAGAACACAGAAACGTTTCTCCTGGTCTTCAGGCTTTGCTTCCAcatctcccctctccttcctccattcCTCCACAGAGCTACCAAGAATAACATTTTATCAACAGCAAAGTCACTGTGGTTTGTTCAAGAATACCTctcaagattttgtttttaatttttatttattaatttattttgagatggagttttgctcttgtcacccaggctgtagttcaatgacacaatctcggctcactgcaacctctgcctcctgggttcaagccattctcctgcctcagcctcccaagtagctgggattacaggcgcccaccaccatgcccaacgaaattttatatttttagtagagatggggtttcaccatgttgacaaggctggttttgaactcctgacctcaggtgatctgcccaccttggcctcccgaagtgctgggattataggggtgaacCACTATAC is a genomic window containing:
- the LOC135966827 gene encoding protein LLP homolog — translated: MAKSLRSKWKRKMRAEKRKKNAPKELSRLKSILKLEGDVLMKDVQEIATVVVPKRKHCQEKMQCEVKDEKDDMKMETDIKRNKKTLLDQHGQYPIWMNQRQRKRLKAKREKGKGKSKAKAVKVAKGLAW